A stretch of Heptranchias perlo isolate sHepPer1 chromosome 1, sHepPer1.hap1, whole genome shotgun sequence DNA encodes these proteins:
- the LOC137306042 gene encoding proheparin-binding EGF-like growth factor: MVQLHLLLVTAACCWTVDGSSLEEGENKLLVSTGVPTTSPPTSSPNNTQQLTTEVSSDTSEDYHEDDYEDDYGLLESEELQDGMLPAKVQPVVKPRNEDRKKKGSKKTKSKGKKQRNGTKKKKDPCKTIYEDYCIHGKCQYLKDLNKPSCICLPGYQNERCGIQVLHTGTNEKQIDDLSIALVVVAVMLLIIILTAVTAAVTLQIRKKLRVEHDVVSEEKQKLRTESGIVV, from the exons ATGGTTCAATTGCATCTGCTGCTGGTAACTGCAG CTTGTTGCTGGACAGTTGATGGGTCGTCTTTGGAAGAGGGTGAGAATAAGCTGTTAGTTTCCACTGGGGTTCCGACTACCAGTCCCCCCACTTCCAGTCCCAACAACACCCAACAGCTCACCACAGAGGTGTCCAGTGACACCAGCGAGGACTACCATGAGGACGACTATGAGGACGACTATGGGCTATTGGAatctgaggaattgcaagatGGAATGTTACCAGCAAAAG TCCAGCCTGTTGTTAAACCCCGGAATGAAGACCGAAAGAAAAAGGGGTCAAAAAAAACTAAAagcaagggaaagaaacagagaaatggaacaaagaaaaagaaagatccgTGCAAAACTATTTACGAGGATTACTGCATTCACGGAAAATGCCAATACTTGAAAGATCTCAATAAGCCATCATGTAT ATGCCTTCCTGGGTACCAGAATGAGCGCTGTGGGATACAGGTATTGCATACTGGAACAAATGAGAAGCAGATTGATGACCTCTCAATCGCATTAGTGGTCGTAGCAGTAATGCTGCTCATCATCATTTTAACTGCTGTGACTGCTGCTGTGACATTGCA AATTAGGAAAAAATTGAGGGTCGAACACGACGTTGTAAGTGAAGAGAAACAGAAACTGAGAACGGAGAGTGGAATTGTGGTTTAA